The genomic region GGAGCTTAAAAGAGAAGTGAAAGAAGAGAGTACTGACATTATGCCGGATAGTGGAGACCGGAAATCTATATTAAAATGGAATCCCAAGCATAGAATGCCCCTACTTTCCGAATCTTTCAGACATTTACGTTCAATTCGTATGATGCCTATGGATAAGATTTCCCTGGAAAAATCACTCCAAGAATTCGATAATGTGGTGGCAGATATTGAAGGAAGCATCATAAATGAGGTGGATGGTCAGGTGATCCAGTCATCCTGGAAGACCAATCCTGATAAAAGGACCTGTGATGCCTGTGATTATAAGACTTTTTGTAAGAATTCAGCCAGTACTAAGAAACTTACTGTTCCTTGACTTTAGTTTGAAGTATGCATATTGGAATAGTAACAACTGCAGATTAAAACCGTGAACAAAGACGAAGGTCTTGCATTTGCTACTTCATTTGACTTGGACAGCAAGTGAAATCCTCATATCAACTACCACAATATGGCTAAAGGTACTTTGAATTATGCGCATTTAGTGCCACTTTCAAGCCGTAATATGTAAATATAAACTTTTAAGAACAGTGCTTGGAAAAGAACATAGTTTAACTAAAATTGGGATGCGTAAAACATTTCAAAAAGAATATGATGAAACTTACCTGTGATCAACTCACCCTAACTAAATAAAACCTGCCGATCATCTTCATGTTGGATGACATCCATCTGTATCCCTTTAGATTCTACTTTCTTCTTATTGAGGAAATTGATGATTTTCTCATATCTTTCAGGACTTATTCCCCTTTTTCGGATGAAAACCAAAAATATCTTTTTTCGAGCCTCTTCAGCTTCTTCAAGCTTGAATATGTCAAACTCTATAGTTTTACGCTGACATTGCCCTGTTATATATTTAAATTCAATGGCAATATCCACATATTTCCTGCCTTCTTGATCTAAATTAGTATCAACATTTTTACTGGACAATCTTTCAAATCTATCAGAAAGACCCTTAAATTCATTATAAAAATCTTCATTGAGAATGGCAAAATCATAATGACCTCTTCGAGAACTTCCCGGAACATTTTCACCTCTAGGAGGGAATGAATGTTTGCCACTTGTATATTCCTCAGAATCAATTTTATCAGCGAAGAATCTCCTCCTAGTAGGATATTCAGGTCGAACCAGATTCCCTAAATGGGATAACTTGCAGTAGAACACGTGATGAAGGTCATGTTCATTAAAAAAACAATCGTTATTGTTTCTGTATTCATCTTTTAATTCAGCTATAGCATTTTGAATAATTTCTTCTGAATTCAAATAAATCCCCCAATTAAAGTTAAATCAGATCATCTTTCCGATTGATTCTATCTTTTTTAACAAAAATAACCATATATCTACTTAGAATTTTTGTAGAGTATTGATCTGATCTTAAGTTATTCATTTAGATAGAACTCTCATTAATAAACATTAATTTCTTAGTTCGATTTCCACTGTTTCTATTAGTTTCAATGCTTTTGCTACCATGTTATGTGCTTCATTTTTGGATATGGTTCCAGATAAGTCATAAACTGCTCATTGTCTTTTACGACGCATCCTGTCCAGGCATATTGAATAATCTTTTCCCAAGATTATTTTTAGTGAATCTTACCACCGCTACATGAGATTTTCTACTGGAAGGCCGATAGCCAAGGTGAAACATGAGGGCTCTAACAGACTGAAGCATGGAGTTATAAGCAATGTTAAAAGCCCAATCATAATCCTCTTCTTTCAACATTCGACCAGCTGTATCAACATCTCTTTTAGCTAGATCCAATGAATTTACCACTCTTTTAGGGTCTGGCGATAATTTTATAGTATAACCATCATTTTCAAGCTTATCCAGCATCCAGTTCACCGATAATCATGATTTTGGGTTCACGGAGTATTTCCATGAGGAAAGGATCCTCTTCATCAATTTTTTTCTGATATTCTGCCTCTGATAGTATGATGTAGTTTATTTCACGAGATAACTTTTTCTCTAACAAGTTTAATTCACTAATTATAACATCTTCGTTTACATTTCCCACCATGAAAATGTCAATATCACTATCTGGGCCAGCTTCTTTGGAGGCAAATGACCCATAAATGAAAACCAGGTTGAGCTTGCCCCATTTTCCCATATTTTCCTTTAATAAGCGAGCAACACCCTCTGTTTTCATCACCATACTGTAAAGTTCATTGTAAAGATAAAAATCTTTATTAACCTGGAAATATTTAAGATTTCCCGCTTTTCGACTTTTTAAAAGGCCGATATCTTCCAGGTTAGACAGTTCCCTCCTTACTGAGTTTATGTTTTCATGGATTTTCTTGGTAATCTCCCTAACATACATTTCAACATCTGGATTTAACATGAAAATGGTGATAATTTTACTCCGTGTTTTTGATGTGAAAAGTTTACTCAACATGAATAAAAAATGTATTCAATTGTATAAATAATTTATTCATTGGCTTTTTCAGGAAGTGCTCACACTTTTTTATTAATATTTGTCTTCAGATTTTCCTCTAAATTCAGACCACATCCCATACAGAACTTTGCATCTGGCATGTTCACAGTACCACAAACCGGACAGGCCTCGGCATGTTTTTCCAGGGCTAAACCACACTCCATGCAGAAGCGTGCTCCCTCGGGATTTTCTGTTTGACATTGTGGACATTTCATTTTCATACAGCCATTTTCACTAAGTTATTGAATAAGATTTCATATTTATTATCTTGAAGACAATATTTACCTGAATGAATTCATTTATAAGCTTTTTTACGGGGTAAAACAGCATAAACAATTATCACATGACCCTTCTGGAGTTGAAAAAGAACCCTGTATCCACCAACTCTTAAACGATAATGGTTAGAATATCCCCTAAGCTTTTTGATATCCAGTTCAGGTACAAAACCAGTTTTTAATTTAACAATTTTC from Methanobacterium petrolearium harbors:
- a CDS encoding HEPN domain-containing protein, giving the protein MLDKLENDGYTIKLSPDPKRVVNSLDLAKRDVDTAGRMLKEEDYDWAFNIAYNSMLQSVRALMFHLGYRPSSRKSHVAVVRFTKNNLGKRLFNMPGQDAS
- a CDS encoding nucleotidyltransferase domain-containing protein, which encodes MYVREITKKIHENINSVRRELSNLEDIGLLKSRKAGNLKYFQVNKDFYLYNELYSMVMKTEGVARLLKENMGKWGKLNLVFIYGSFASKEAGPDSDIDIFMVGNVNEDVIISELNLLEKKLSREINYIILSEAEYQKKIDEEDPFLMEILREPKIMIIGELDAG
- a CDS encoding zinc-ribbon domain-containing protein yields the protein MKMKCPQCQTENPEGARFCMECGLALEKHAEACPVCGTVNMPDAKFCMGCGLNLEENLKTNINKKV
- a CDS encoding type II toxin-antitoxin system RelE family toxin, with product MRYKVFLDRKAQKNLDNMESDISDSITEKIVKLKTGFVPELDIKKLRGYSNHYRLRVGGYRVLFQLQKGHVIIVYAVLPRKKAYK